One genomic region from Coleofasciculus sp. FACHB-1120 encodes:
- the larB gene encoding nickel pincer cofactor biosynthesis protein LarB — MTQPEALQSLLAAVAAGDVSPEAALEKLKHFAFEPVGDFAKIDHHRTLRTGFPEVIWGPGKTPEQIAGIMEAMRSRNPVVMATRIEPAVYAQLQEKVAGLQYYPSARICAISPATIEPQYSGTIGILCAGTADLSVAEEAAVTAELCGFQVQRLWDVGVAGIHRLLSNRHVIESANVLIVVAGMEGALPSVVAGLADCPVIAVPTSVGYGASFGGLAPLLTMLNSCAAGVGVVNIDNGFGAAILAGQILRTAHKLKLSGQ; from the coding sequence GTGACTCAACCTGAAGCTTTGCAATCCTTATTAGCAGCGGTTGCCGCTGGTGACGTTAGCCCAGAAGCAGCGTTAGAAAAACTCAAGCATTTTGCCTTTGAACCCGTGGGCGATTTTGCCAAAATTGACCATCACCGCACCTTGCGAACGGGTTTTCCAGAGGTGATTTGGGGGCCAGGAAAAACACCCGAACAGATTGCGGGGATTATGGAGGCGATGCGATCGCGCAACCCTGTCGTCATGGCAACGCGGATTGAACCGGCAGTTTATGCCCAGTTGCAGGAAAAAGTAGCTGGTCTCCAATATTACCCGTCTGCCCGAATCTGTGCCATTTCCCCTGCGACCATAGAACCCCAGTATTCGGGCACCATTGGCATCCTCTGTGCCGGTACAGCAGACTTATCCGTCGCGGAGGAAGCAGCAGTTACAGCAGAACTGTGTGGCTTCCAGGTGCAGCGCCTCTGGGATGTCGGCGTCGCGGGTATCCACCGCCTGTTAAGTAACCGTCACGTCATTGAATCGGCGAATGTGCTAATTGTCGTTGCCGGGATGGAAGGTGCTTTACCCAGCGTCGTTGCTGGTTTGGCTGATTGTCCCGTGATTGCAGTTCCCACCAGTGTTGGCTATGGTGCGAGTTTCGGCGGACTTGCGCCACTCCTGACAATGCTAAATTCTTGTGCAGCAGGCGTGGGCGTGGTGAATATTGACAATGGCTTCGGTGCAGCTATCTTAGCTGGACAAATCTTGAGGACGGCGCACAAAC
- a CDS encoding ABC transporter substrate-binding protein, producing the protein MLFPFALFGCHPTLLKTQASEKVSQLVTATLSDPKTFNWVLNQEFPHVFLFTYEGLTSENSVTGEIEPALAESWEISEDKRRIVFTLREGLKWSDGQPLTADDVVFTYEDVVLNKEILTDARDSLKIGTSGAFPQVRKLDARRVEFILPEPFAPFLRTTTGSKNDAIVILPKHALEDAVKSKNSEGKPRLMSIWGVDTNPAEIIVNGPYKIESYTTSERVVFRRNPYYWRRDVQGNQLPYIDRIVWQITENMDTQLLQFRSNGLDTTDGWGRLRPEDFPLLKQEEKRGKFTVYTGGPRSGTTFISFNLNKGRRNGRPLLDPVKSRWFNNLSFRQAVAYAIDRQAMINNTLRGLGEMQNSPISVQSSYYITSAEGLKVYEYNPEKSKKLLLSAGFKYNNQGQLLDADGNRVQFTLITNAENQTRVSLGAQIKQSLSQIGIQVDFTPIAFNTLVDKLANTLDWECYLLGFTGGIEPHNGANVWLPDGGLHSFNQDAVSGSKPIQGREVAAWEAEIGRLYIKAAQELDEVKRKEIYAQTQRITQEYLPMIYLVNPLSMSAVRDRVTGIKYSSLGGALWNVYELKVTD; encoded by the coding sequence TTGCTTTTTCCTTTTGCTTTATTCGGCTGTCACCCGACTTTACTCAAAACGCAGGCATCTGAGAAAGTATCCCAGTTGGTGACAGCTACATTAAGCGATCCCAAAACTTTTAATTGGGTACTTAATCAAGAATTTCCCCATGTTTTTCTATTCACTTACGAAGGATTAACGTCTGAAAATAGCGTTACGGGTGAAATTGAGCCTGCATTAGCTGAATCTTGGGAAATATCAGAGGATAAACGGCGAATCGTTTTTACCCTCCGAGAAGGATTGAAATGGTCGGATGGTCAGCCACTGACAGCGGATGATGTTGTCTTCACGTATGAAGATGTGGTTCTTAATAAAGAGATTCTTACCGATGCCAGAGATAGCCTAAAAATTGGCACATCTGGTGCTTTTCCGCAAGTCAGAAAGCTAGATGCACGGCGGGTTGAATTTATTCTGCCAGAACCGTTTGCTCCTTTTTTGCGAACTACAACTGGCTCAAAAAACGATGCGATCGTGATTTTGCCAAAACACGCCCTTGAGGACGCGGTAAAGTCGAAAAACTCAGAGGGAAAACCCAGGTTGATGTCTATCTGGGGAGTGGATACCAATCCAGCGGAAATAATTGTTAATGGCCCTTATAAAATAGAAAGTTACACCACTAGCGAACGGGTCGTATTTCGGCGTAACCCGTATTACTGGCGACGAGATGTACAAGGCAATCAGTTGCCTTACATCGATCGGATCGTGTGGCAAATTACGGAAAATATGGATACTCAGCTGCTTCAGTTCCGCTCTAATGGTTTAGATACGACTGACGGGTGGGGGCGATTGCGTCCTGAAGATTTTCCACTTTTAAAGCAAGAAGAAAAGCGCGGAAAATTTACAGTTTATACAGGTGGACCGCGATCGGGCACGACTTTTATTTCTTTTAATCTAAATAAAGGACGCCGGAACGGACGCCCTTTGCTCGATCCAGTTAAATCTCGCTGGTTCAATAATCTATCATTCAGACAAGCGGTTGCTTATGCCATCGATCGGCAAGCGATGATTAACAACACTTTGCGCGGTCTGGGTGAAATGCAAAATTCACCAATTTCTGTACAAAGCTCTTACTATATAACTTCGGCAGAAGGTCTGAAAGTATACGAATATAATCCCGAAAAATCTAAGAAATTACTATTAAGCGCAGGGTTTAAATATAATAATCAAGGTCAGTTGTTAGACGCTGATGGAAATCGGGTGCAGTTTACATTAATAACGAATGCTGAAAATCAAACCCGCGTGTCACTGGGAGCGCAAATTAAGCAAAGTTTGAGCCAAATTGGCATTCAAGTAGATTTTACCCCAATTGCCTTCAACACGCTTGTAGATAAACTCGCAAACACTTTAGATTGGGAATGTTATTTGCTCGGCTTTACCGGGGGCATTGAACCCCATAATGGTGCGAATGTCTGGTTGCCAGATGGCGGATTACACAGCTTCAATCAGGATGCCGTATCGGGGTCAAAGCCGATTCAGGGTCGAGAGGTGGCTGCTTGGGAGGCGGAAATTGGGCGTCTGTACATTAAAGCTGCCCAAGAATTAGATGAGGTCAAGCGCAAAGAAATCTATGCCCAAACTCAACGGATTACGCAGGAATATTTGCCGATGATTTATCTAGTCAACCCGCTGTCAATGTCAGCCGTGCGCGATCGCGTTACCGGCATCAAATACTCTTCTCTTGGCGGTGCCCTCTGGAATGTTTATGAGCTGAAAGTGACCGATTAA
- a CDS encoding ABC transporter substrate-binding protein, which produces MKFSATIPLIWRRLLAAMLAMVSAIALHSCSLNQFNTKAAQVPQLVNSILQDPKTFNYALSQESPNVFGLIYEGLITENGDGELEGALAESWEVAPDKKRIVFTMREGLKWSDGQPLTVDDVVFTYNEVYFNEKIPTDIRDILKIGKARLLPTVRKLDERRVEFTVPEPFAPFLRYTGLAILPAHALRESIVTKDSDGKPKFLSSWGIGTDPKKIIVNGQYQIESYQTSERVIFRRNPHYWRKDAQGNQQPYIERIVWQIVENTDTSFIQYRSGGLDTLGITPEYYSLLKQEENRGKFKIYTGGPELSTTFLVFNLNKAKNSQNQPLVDPIKSRWFNKLEFRQAVAHAIDRQKMLNNLYRGLGEPQNSPIYKQSPYYLSPEQGLKVYDYDPEKAKELLRKAGFKYNPQGQLFDADGNRVRFSMLTNSGNKLREAIGAQIKQDLGAVGIQVDFNAINFNTLIEKVYTQRKWDSYIGKIAGGGIEPNGGANTWTTKGGLHTFNLGPQAGEPPLKGWEVDDWELAIENLYIKGASELDESKRREIYVESQRITQENLPFIYLVNPFSMEAVRDRVQGVKFSALGGAFWNLYELKVAENKNIP; this is translated from the coding sequence ATGAAATTCTCTGCTACTATTCCCCTAATCTGGCGTCGTTTGTTAGCTGCCATGCTGGCGATGGTTAGCGCGATCGCGCTCCACAGCTGTAGCCTGAATCAATTCAATACAAAAGCTGCTCAGGTGCCTCAGCTGGTGAACAGTATTCTGCAAGATCCCAAAACTTTTAACTATGCCCTGAGTCAAGAATCGCCTAACGTTTTTGGCTTAATTTACGAGGGGTTAATTACTGAAAACGGCGATGGCGAACTTGAAGGCGCTTTAGCCGAATCTTGGGAAGTCGCCCCAGATAAAAAGCGAATTGTTTTTACCATGCGAGAGGGGTTGAAATGGTCTGATGGTCAACCACTGACCGTTGATGATGTCGTTTTTACCTATAATGAAGTTTATTTCAATGAAAAGATTCCCACTGATATTAGAGACATTTTAAAGATTGGCAAAGCTCGCCTGCTGCCCACTGTCCGCAAACTTGATGAACGACGGGTTGAATTTACAGTTCCAGAACCTTTCGCCCCATTTTTGCGCTACACGGGACTCGCAATTTTACCCGCCCATGCCCTGAGAGAATCCATTGTCACAAAAGATTCAGATGGAAAACCCAAGTTTCTGTCTAGCTGGGGAATCGGCACCGATCCCAAAAAAATTATTGTCAATGGGCAGTATCAGATAGAAAGCTATCAAACTAGCGAACGGGTGATATTTAGACGAAATCCTCATTACTGGCGCAAGGATGCTCAGGGTAATCAACAGCCATACATCGAGCGTATCGTCTGGCAAATTGTTGAAAATACTGATACTTCTTTTATCCAATATCGTTCTGGCGGTTTGGATACGCTGGGAATCACGCCGGAATATTATTCTCTCCTTAAACAAGAAGAAAACCGGGGCAAATTTAAGATTTACACGGGTGGCCCAGAACTCAGTACAACTTTTTTGGTTTTTAATTTGAATAAAGCCAAAAATTCTCAAAATCAGCCTCTTGTAGACCCAATTAAGTCTCGTTGGTTCAATAAGCTTGAGTTTCGCCAAGCGGTTGCTCACGCCATCGATCGTCAGAAAATGCTGAACAATCTCTATCGAGGACTCGGAGAACCGCAGAACTCCCCGATTTACAAGCAAAGTCCTTACTATTTATCCCCAGAGCAAGGTCTCAAAGTCTACGATTACGATCCAGAAAAAGCTAAAGAATTGCTGCGAAAAGCTGGATTTAAATACAACCCACAGGGTCAACTTTTCGACGCAGATGGCAATCGGGTGCGCTTTAGTATGCTCACCAATTCAGGAAATAAGCTGCGGGAAGCTATTGGCGCTCAGATTAAACAAGACCTTGGCGCAGTTGGGATTCAGGTAGACTTTAATGCGATTAACTTCAATACGTTGATTGAAAAAGTTTATACCCAACGGAAATGGGATAGTTATATTGGCAAAATTGCCGGTGGCGGCATTGAGCCAAATGGTGGCGCAAACACTTGGACAACGAAAGGGGGTTTACACACTTTTAACCTAGGACCGCAAGCTGGAGAACCTCCGCTGAAGGGTTGGGAAGTTGATGACTGGGAATTGGCAATTGAAAACCTTTACATTAAAGGTGCCAGCGAACTTGATGAAAGTAAGCGGCGCGAGATATATGTCGAAAGCCAGCGCATCACCCAGGAAAATTTACCCTTTATTTATCTGGTAAATCCGTTTTCAATGGAGGCAGTGCGCGATCGCGTTCAGGGCGTTAAATTCTCTGCCCTTGGTGGAGCCTTCTGGAATCTTTATGAACTCAAAGTCGCAGAAAACAAAAACATTCCGTAA
- a CDS encoding type I restriction enzyme HsdR N-terminal domain-containing protein, producing the protein MEAGRLELTQGDRTLHYRPDIIARNREGQTVLVVEVKATQSKSSKANPSALAQLKSQLQAANVKIPFAMLADLENIEIFQWDGANLSEPISELKTAAILNHYDPEFSSKRIFERYLATLVQAWVRDLAYHWKSAKPPASEELAAIGLLQALEDAETYFEGGASW; encoded by the coding sequence ATGGAAGCTGGAAGATTGGAACTGACTCAGGGCGATCGCACTTTACATTATCGTCCTGATATTATTGCCCGCAATCGTGAAGGGCAAACCGTTCTAGTAGTTGAAGTCAAAGCTACTCAAAGCAAAAGTAGTAAGGCTAATCCATCGGCGCTTGCACAACTCAAATCTCAATTGCAAGCTGCAAACGTGAAAATTCCCTTCGCTATGCTGGCTGACCTTGAAAACATTGAGATTTTTCAATGGGACGGTGCTAATTTATCGGAACCCATTAGCGAACTGAAAACGGCAGCCATACTTAATCATTACGACCCCGAATTTAGCAGCAAACGGATATTTGAGCGATACTTGGCGACGCTCGTGCAAGCTTGGGTGCGCGATTTAGCCTATCACTGGAAATCGGCAAAGCCGCCAGCATCAGAGGAATTGGCAGCTATCGGTTTGTTGCAGGCGCTGGAAGATGCAGAGACTTACTTTGAAGGTGGCGCTTCTTGGTGA
- the ispF gene encoding 2-C-methyl-D-erythritol 2,4-cyclodiphosphate synthase — MAKIRIGNGYDIHRLVTGRPLILGGVKIEHELGLLGHSDADVLTHAIMDAMLGALSLGDIGHYFPPTDPQWAGADSLVLLKQVYQLIRARGWQIENIDSVVVAERPKLKPHIEKMRDRLSDVLELKPDQVGIKATTNEKLDSVGREEGIAAYAVALLVASD, encoded by the coding sequence ATGGCTAAGATTCGCATCGGAAACGGTTACGATATTCACCGCTTAGTTACAGGGCGTCCTTTAATTCTGGGAGGAGTGAAGATTGAGCATGAATTGGGGTTGCTGGGGCACAGCGACGCCGATGTGCTGACTCACGCGATTATGGATGCGATGCTCGGTGCCTTGAGTTTAGGGGATATTGGTCATTATTTTCCCCCGACAGATCCCCAGTGGGCGGGGGCTGATAGTCTGGTACTGCTCAAGCAGGTGTATCAGCTAATTCGGGCGCGAGGTTGGCAAATCGAGAATATTGACTCGGTGGTGGTGGCGGAACGTCCGAAGCTGAAGCCGCATATTGAGAAGATGCGCGATCGCTTATCCGATGTCCTAGAATTAAAACCCGACCAAGTAGGCATCAAAGCCACTACAAATGAAAAATTAGACTCAGTTGGGCGCGAAGAGGGAATTGCAGCTTATGCTGTAGCCTTACTGGTAGCTTCTGATTAA
- a CDS encoding DUF1517 domain-containing protein: MLRNVKLQLLWATVLSFTVVNSVNIHLPIGNQETGLKIGNEAHARSSGGRSGGGSFRSSPSRSSSSPSRSSSGSSSSPRNSTPSQSSRGSTGGRAGGGSFQRTIPLPSSIRTQPTRPNSSWNDPYYRQPGSTVIVPVPVAPPPVYTYPNSVPANQSTYPQTLPGASNSVPAQVPTNSGYSSNASNSSSDFPWLFLLMLLAVGSIGLWAYFIFLKKKGGSAAQELENDTVTVSKIQVALLAQARSIQSHLTELSLNVDTDTSEGLMQLLQESALALLRSPENWTHVLASSQTVKSREDAEAIFNQVSIQERSKFSAETLTNVGGRVRQQKPVMPSLDDDPAAYIVVTLLVGTADDKPLFEEIRTAEALKSALEKVASISPDYLMVFELLWSPQAETDSLTYDELLTEYTDMVQI, encoded by the coding sequence ATGCTACGAAACGTAAAACTTCAGTTGCTTTGGGCGACAGTCCTGAGTTTCACGGTAGTCAACAGTGTGAATATTCATCTGCCCATCGGCAATCAAGAAACCGGGCTAAAGATTGGCAATGAAGCCCACGCTAGAAGTAGTGGCGGACGGAGTGGTGGCGGCTCTTTTCGCTCTTCACCGTCGCGTTCTAGTTCCAGTCCCAGTCGCTCTAGTAGCGGTAGTAGCTCCTCTCCCAGAAACTCTACACCATCGCAGTCCAGTAGGGGCAGTACAGGTGGGCGAGCAGGCGGCGGCTCTTTTCAAAGAACCATTCCCCTGCCGTCCTCAATCAGAACTCAACCGACGCGCCCGAACTCGTCCTGGAATGACCCTTACTATAGACAACCGGGAAGCACTGTCATCGTGCCGGTTCCTGTTGCACCGCCGCCCGTCTATACCTATCCCAACAGCGTTCCTGCAAATCAATCAACGTATCCTCAAACCCTACCAGGAGCCTCAAATTCTGTTCCCGCTCAAGTACCAACCAATTCTGGCTATTCTTCCAACGCTAGTAACTCATCGAGTGATTTTCCTTGGCTTTTCTTATTGATGTTGTTGGCAGTTGGAAGTATTGGACTTTGGGCTTATTTCATCTTTTTGAAGAAAAAGGGCGGGAGTGCGGCTCAAGAACTAGAGAATGATACGGTTACGGTCAGCAAGATACAGGTGGCATTGCTGGCTCAAGCTCGAAGCATTCAATCTCATCTGACGGAACTGAGCCTGAATGTAGATACAGATACTTCTGAGGGGTTGATGCAGCTGCTACAAGAATCAGCTTTAGCATTATTGCGATCGCCTGAAAATTGGACTCATGTTTTAGCGAGTTCGCAGACGGTGAAAAGTCGAGAGGACGCCGAGGCAATTTTCAACCAAGTTTCTATACAAGAACGCAGCAAATTTAGTGCGGAAACCCTTACAAATGTGGGTGGAAGAGTTAGACAGCAAAAACCCGTGATGCCTAGCTTGGATGATGACCCAGCAGCTTATATTGTGGTCACGTTGCTCGTCGGGACAGCGGATGATAAGCCGTTATTTGAAGAAATTCGTACCGCCGAAGCCTTAAAGTCAGCTTTAGAGAAAGTAGCGTCCATCTCCCCTGACTATCTAATGGTGTTTGAATTGCTGTGGAGTCCTCAAGCGGAAACCGATAGCCTTACCTACGATGAGCTATTAACTGAATACACCGATATGGTGCAGATTTAG
- a CDS encoding tetratricopeptide repeat protein: MILKIKQPRKILILSILGLGLAVGAYHTWFFWRDYQTLSQVKADQQKIAIYRQKTQVTPTDPQAFLKLGDAYMTFWKSSGKGIRIASQLQQQSLAWDWLFTKPKMLSEAVLAYNKALQLDPTLVDAHFGLCFALVEQRESAKAIAHCRTAAEQQPKKAKNHLWLGLALSHERQWDEAEVSFRKTLEIEPKNDDAYYHLGNALLGKEKTNEAIAAYRQSIELDPKANLTYLRLGDALTIQKKPEEAIAAYQKSIQVVPNYHPPYEGLGWILAEQNRLDEAIAAYRKAIELYPAYTDAYQGLGQVLVKQNKLDEAVATYRKGILLKSEKKDENGDIYYFLGTALMKQRKLPEAIAAFKQYLKLNPKDADARQKLQQAERARKSQLDKQEGSRQ, translated from the coding sequence ATGATTTTAAAAATCAAGCAACCTCGGAAAATTCTTATTCTCTCTATTCTTGGTTTGGGTCTAGCGGTAGGAGCTTACCATACCTGGTTTTTTTGGCGAGACTACCAGACCTTATCGCAGGTGAAAGCAGATCAACAAAAGATTGCTATCTATCGCCAAAAGACTCAAGTGACGCCTACCGATCCTCAAGCCTTTCTCAAACTTGGTGATGCCTACATGACGTTCTGGAAAAGTTCAGGTAAAGGCATTCGGATCGCTAGCCAGTTACAACAACAATCTTTGGCATGGGATTGGCTATTCACCAAACCGAAGATGCTCAGCGAAGCTGTATTAGCTTATAACAAAGCTCTGCAACTTGACCCAACGTTGGTCGATGCCCACTTTGGTCTGTGTTTTGCGTTAGTGGAACAAAGAGAAAGTGCAAAAGCGATCGCCCATTGTCGCACAGCAGCTGAACAGCAACCCAAAAAAGCGAAGAATCATCTATGGTTGGGGCTTGCCTTATCTCACGAACGTCAATGGGACGAAGCAGAGGTAAGTTTTCGCAAAACTCTTGAGATAGAACCGAAGAATGACGATGCATACTACCACTTAGGAAACGCCTTGCTGGGGAAAGAAAAAACTAATGAGGCGATAGCAGCTTATCGTCAATCGATTGAGTTAGACCCAAAGGCCAACCTGACATACCTGCGTTTAGGGGATGCTTTGACTATACAGAAAAAACCAGAAGAAGCTATTGCTGCCTACCAAAAGTCGATTCAGGTTGTACCTAATTACCATCCACCTTACGAAGGGTTGGGGTGGATACTGGCTGAACAAAACCGATTAGATGAGGCGATCGCGGCTTACCGCAAAGCGATTGAACTCTATCCTGCCTATACAGATGCTTATCAAGGGTTGGGACAGGTTCTAGTTAAACAAAACAAATTAGATGAGGCAGTTGCTACCTACCGTAAAGGGATTCTACTGAAATCTGAAAAGAAAGATGAAAATGGTGACATCTATTACTTTTTGGGAACAGCTTTGATGAAACAGAGAAAGTTACCAGAAGCGATCGCAGCTTTTAAGCAATATCTCAAACTCAACCCTAAGGATGCAGATGCCCGCCAGAAACTGCAACAAGCGGAAAGAGCCAGAAAGTCTCAGCTCGATAAACAGGAAGGGAGTAGACAATAA
- a CDS encoding PQQ-binding-like beta-propeller repeat protein, producing MFKKLFKYVLVGVVLVLGYHAIASAISAASTRQPVWSVNLHASTALIATENRLLVPTGTTKPSALQSLDPATGKVQWQSQQPIGRVFAVDGNTIYASDFGSLPLVDDPKNLVTLDANTGKTKAVLPLDNPDFEGAIGVFQGAFILNSDVKQGVESDHNEISARTPDKLLWKFVTPKDSMVSTSSEKLPVVQNGVVFLPVLVNPSTPQRGYQLTGLDAATGKVLWTWNTSSELTDVTVLGDTVYPAVYSKDRTGKEPGWVKALDLKTGKERWTHTMRGGEAKIASDREVFIWDGDAKTSTRFVVLDRQTGAMRRQFTLSRQDDREPRPIALADNIIYTGDMEIEGFSALGFYGSAKNHSRVNAFDATSGQLVWHTPLFRESHIYRFVLNGARLFLSSNAVGNDVKSVVQSFATR from the coding sequence GTGTTTAAAAAGCTTTTCAAATATGTACTGGTAGGTGTAGTGCTGGTGCTGGGCTACCACGCGATCGCGTCTGCCATTAGTGCAGCATCGACTCGTCAGCCTGTGTGGTCAGTAAACCTACACGCGAGTACGGCACTAATCGCTACAGAAAACCGATTGCTCGTGCCAACGGGGACTACAAAGCCTTCAGCCCTTCAGTCACTTGATCCTGCCACTGGGAAGGTGCAATGGCAGAGCCAGCAGCCGATTGGCAGGGTGTTTGCTGTAGATGGTAATACTATCTATGCCAGCGATTTTGGGTCACTGCCGCTGGTTGACGATCCCAAAAATCTAGTGACGCTTGATGCCAACACAGGGAAAACAAAAGCAGTATTGCCACTGGACAATCCAGACTTTGAGGGAGCGATCGGAGTATTTCAGGGAGCCTTCATTCTCAATAGTGATGTCAAACAGGGAGTAGAAAGCGATCACAACGAAATTTCTGCCCGTACTCCAGATAAACTGCTCTGGAAGTTTGTCACCCCTAAAGACAGTATGGTTTCTACCTCCTCTGAAAAATTACCTGTGGTTCAGAATGGAGTAGTATTTTTGCCCGTGTTAGTTAATCCCAGTACACCCCAAAGAGGATACCAACTCACCGGATTAGATGCCGCTACAGGCAAAGTCCTCTGGACTTGGAACACCTCATCTGAGCTAACGGATGTCACAGTTTTAGGAGACACTGTATATCCGGCAGTGTATAGCAAAGACCGTACAGGAAAGGAACCTGGTTGGGTCAAGGCACTCGATTTAAAAACGGGCAAGGAACGCTGGACTCATACCATGCGGGGTGGTGAAGCCAAAATAGCTAGCGATCGCGAAGTGTTTATCTGGGACGGTGATGCTAAGACGAGTACGCGCTTTGTCGTTCTGGATCGGCAGACTGGGGCGATGCGTCGGCAATTTACTTTATCCCGCCAGGATGATCGAGAACCCAGACCCATCGCTCTGGCAGACAATATTATTTATACAGGTGATATGGAGATCGAAGGTTTTAGCGCTCTCGGTTTCTATGGCTCAGCTAAGAACCATAGCCGGGTAAATGCATTTGATGCTACAAGCGGACAACTGGTTTGGCACACTCCGCTCTTCCGTGAAAGCCACATCTATCGATTCGTTCTCAATGGCGCTCGCCTATTCTTAAGCAGTAACGCTGTGGGAAATGATGTCAAGAGTGTTGTGCAGTCCTTTGCCACTCGCTAG
- a CDS encoding DUF1517 domain-containing protein, producing MNQNELENDIVTISQLQIALTAQAGAIQSKLSQLSLTANTQTQEGLMQLLKASVQALLENSESWTHILGSSQTVSSREEAETVFNKLSLQERSKFTAETLSNVDGKISQQQVELDPDEELPAYIVVTLLIGTADDQPLFKNLTSAQDVKQALEKVTAISLDYLMVFELLWSPQTETDALTQEELLSEYRDLVAIA from the coding sequence ATGAATCAGAATGAGCTTGAAAATGATATCGTCACCATTAGCCAACTACAAATTGCGCTAACAGCCCAGGCAGGTGCGATTCAATCAAAATTGTCTCAATTAAGTCTCACGGCGAATACCCAAACCCAGGAAGGGTTGATGCAGCTATTAAAAGCATCTGTTCAAGCATTGCTAGAAAATTCTGAATCCTGGACTCATATTTTGGGCAGTTCGCAGACAGTTTCCAGTCGAGAGGAAGCCGAAACAGTTTTCAACAAACTTTCGTTACAAGAACGCAGCAAATTTACGGCTGAAACCCTCTCTAACGTAGATGGCAAAATTAGCCAGCAACAAGTCGAACTCGATCCAGATGAAGAACTACCAGCATATATCGTAGTAACATTGCTCATCGGCACTGCTGACGACCAGCCGTTATTTAAAAACCTCACTTCTGCACAAGATGTCAAGCAAGCTTTAGAGAAAGTTACAGCCATCAGCCTCGACTATCTAATGGTGTTTGAACTACTCTGGAGTCCACAAACAGAAACCGATGCGCTCACTCAAGAGGAACTTTTGAGTGAGTACCGTGACCTGGTAGCGATCGCTTAA
- a CDS encoding cyanophycinase yields MLQLEPQSLVQRMPQSTKTAIMVIGGAEDKVHGREILQTFFNRAGSTDACIAIIPSASREPAVIGDRYLTIFQEMGAKVVKVLDIREREQSYDPLMQEYIEECTGVFMTGGDQLRLCGLLGETPFMERIRYRAQLGEITLAGTSAGAAVMGHHMIAGGGSGESPNRSLVDMALGLGILPDVIVDQHFHNRNRMARLISAISAHPDKLGIGIDEDTCALVEADGLLQVVGKGTVSIVDPGEISHTNQSLVGATDPISIFNLRLHILSYGDRYHLHQRVILLPDG; encoded by the coding sequence ATGTTGCAGTTAGAACCTCAATCCTTAGTACAGAGGATGCCCCAATCAACGAAAACCGCCATCATGGTGATCGGCGGTGCGGAAGACAAAGTTCACGGACGAGAGATATTACAAACCTTTTTTAATCGTGCTGGCTCAACGGATGCTTGCATTGCGATTATTCCGTCAGCATCCAGAGAACCTGCGGTGATTGGCGATCGCTACCTCACCATCTTTCAAGAGATGGGTGCGAAAGTAGTGAAAGTGTTAGATATCCGCGAACGCGAACAGAGTTACGATCCCTTGATGCAGGAGTACATTGAAGAGTGTACAGGGGTTTTTATGACTGGAGGCGACCAACTTCGACTCTGTGGACTGCTTGGCGAGACGCCATTTATGGAAAGAATCCGATACCGAGCGCAACTGGGAGAGATCACGCTGGCAGGAACCAGTGCAGGCGCGGCGGTGATGGGTCATCATATGATTGCGGGAGGCGGTAGCGGCGAGTCTCCCAATCGTTCCCTAGTCGATATGGCACTAGGGTTAGGAATTTTACCGGATGTGATCGTGGATCAACACTTTCACAATCGCAATCGCATGGCGCGTCTGATTAGTGCGATTTCGGCTCATCCAGACAAATTAGGGATTGGGATTGACGAAGATACCTGCGCCTTAGTGGAAGCGGATGGTCTTTTGCAGGTAGTCGGCAAAGGCACCGTGTCTATCGTCGATCCTGGGGAGATATCTCACACCAATCAATCTTTAGTCGGAGCAACCGATCCGATTAGTATTTTCAATCTACGATTGCACATTCTCAGTTATGGCGATCGCTACCATTTACACCAGCGAGTCATCCTGCTACCCGATGGCTGA